The window GGCTTCGACGGCGGCCGGGTTGTCGGTGCTCAGCGAATTGACGAGGTTCGAGATGATGCGCGGATCGGCATCGGCGACGTTGCCGGAATGCCCGCCATTGATGAAGGGCGAGCCGGTCGGGGCGCCTTCCACGCCGTAATCGGTGTTGGTAACTTCGAGGCCCGATCCGGGCGCGCCGAGCGGCATCACATCGCCATCGGCCTCGTCGCGGAAGTCGGTGCTCAGCATGCGCGGCATCGCCTGGTCGGCGGCTCCCCACTGCTCGCGGCCCTCCACAAGGTTGTTCAGCGACCCGTCGACCGTGCGCAGGCCGTAGGGCACCAGCGGGTCGGAAATGGCGAGAACGGCACCCACGGTGCCCTCGGGCACGACGTTGCCGTCGGCGTCGACATAGATTTCGGTCAGAGGCGTGCCAGCGGCGTGGGCCTCGGAAATTTTGATCTGACGCAGAACAAATGCCAGATCGGCGGCGTTGAGCTTAAGAGCCATGACGGACTTCCCCCTAGAAGATGGGAGAAGTGTCTCATTGGCTTGGGTTAACCGTTAGGTGCTTAGGACTCGTTAACCTCCTACCCGATGGGATCACCCATCCATGGTTCCTTCGTAGAGGAGGCGTATTGGACCAAGGTCCCGATTCGGTACGGGCCAAGGTCGGGGTCGCAAAAGGCCTAGTTTCCCGAATGCCTCGAAATCGCCTTGTTTCATGGGCAATTCAGGCGTTCGGTGCATCGGGCGGCCACAATGCCGGTCTGATGTCGTGATAGGTAAAGATCGTGGCTGAATTAGGGCCGTGACGAGAGTGAGCAGGGCTGTGATCGTTAACGAAGACGGTGCCATCGACCGATTCGCCCCCCCATCCGAATCGCCAAAAATGCGCCTTCCGCGCCCGCTTCTCGTCTCGGTTCTCACCGGCCTGATGGTCATGGGATCGATGCTCTGGCTGGGCCTCTTCATCACCAATTCCTACCGCGATCTTCAGCTCCGGGCGCTGGCCGATGCGGGCGGAAACTACGTCGATGGCCTCTTGGCGCCGATGGTCCTCACCGCCGCCGCTGGCGGGGATGCCGCGACGGACCCCGCCGATCTCGGCGAACGCCTGACGGACCTGTCGCGATCCTTGCCCCAAGGCGAGACGTTGGGCGTGCTGCGCGCCTGGAGCCCGGACGGCCAACTGGTCTTTGGCAGCCTCGAGGGCGACACGGCCGGCACGCATGACGTCGACGAGATCATCGAGGTGGCCGAGGGTGGCATCATGTGGGAGCTGGTGCTCGACGAGGAGGAGGCCGAAGGCGCGCCGATCGCTGCGCCCTTCCTCGAGATCTACGTCCCGATCCGCGACGAGGTCTCGGGTCACACGATCGCCGTGGGCGAGGTTTACCGCGACGCCACCGCGCTTGTCCGCGAACGGCATCGCGTCGAAGCGGCGGTCTGGGGCGGCATCGGGCTGGCGACGCTGGGTCTTCTGCTGGTGCTCGGGCTTACGGCCCGCCAGAGCGCCAAGCTCCGGGCGAACCTGCACCGCGAACGGGTCGTGACCGCACAGAACGCCCGGCTTCGGGCCGAGGCCGAGAACGCGCGCACCGAAGTGACCCTTGCCAACGAGATGGTGCTGAACGTCGTTGGGGCCGAGCTGCATGACGGGCCGATCCAGACGCTCGCTCTGGGTGCCCTGCTGAGCGGGACCGATCAGCGACCGCTGCCGGACGGAACCAGCGCGCTGGGCCTGATCGGGTCCGCGCTGCGGCAGCTGCGCTCGATCTCCGACGGTCTCATCCTGCCGGAGCTCGCGGACCTGACGGTGACGGAGATCGTGAAGGTCGCCGCGCGCCGCCACCAGGATTCGACCGGCCGCTCGGTCGCGCTGGACCTGAAGCTTCCGTCCGAGGCGCTCGACACGCCCCGCCGGACCTGCCTGTTCCGCGTCGTCCAAGAAGGGCTCCGCAACGCGCAGCGTCACGCGGACGGCGACGGTCAGGAGATCCGGTGCTGGACCGAGAACGACGCGATCCGCATCGTCATCCGCAACGACGTCGACCCGTCGCGGGCCCCGGCGAAATCACCCGGCGGCGGGCTGGGCCTACGGGGCATGCGCCGGCGGCTGGACGTGTTCGGTGGAACGCTCGACTTCGACGTCGAAAACGGCCGCGCGACGCTGGACGCCACGCTGCCGCTCGGGGCGTCGCGCCGGATCTGATCAGTTGAGGGCGGCGGCCCGCGGCGCTTCGACCTGCTGCTGCGGCAGCGACTGCGCGGCCAGCACCACCTCGAGGCGGTTCCGCACGTTCAGCTTCTGCATCAGGATCGACATGTAGTGCTTCACCGTCTTCTCGCTGATCTCCAGCGCGTCGGCGATTTCCTTGTTCGTCTGCCCCGTCAGCAGGAGGCGCAGGACCTGGTCCTCGCGCGGGCTGAAGGCGATGCGCTTGTGCGTTTCCTTGCGACGGGCCTTTTCGCGCAGGCCCGTGACGACCTTCATCGCGAAGGACGGCGTGATGTAGTTCTCACCCTTGTTCACCTGCCGGATCGCGTCCGTCAGGTCGTCGAGCGAGCTGCCCTTGAGTGCGAAGCCCGTGGCCCCCGCCTCGAGGATGGCGATCGCCTTCTCGATGGAACAGGTGGCCGAGAAGGCGAGGATACGGGTATCCGGAAAATCGCGGCCGGTCTTGGCGATCGCCTCGAGCACGTTTCCGGGCATGGAGAAATCGGCGACCAGGACATCGGGGTGATGGGCCTCCACGATGTCGTGAATCGCATCTGCGTCGCATCCGGTCCCGACGACTTTGAACTCGTCGTTCCCGGACATCAGGTGACACAGGCCCGACAGAAGGATCGGATGGTCGTCGATGAACGCTACGGTAATCATGAACCCAACCTCAGCACAGCGCGCCGAACACAAGGCGCAGGGAAAAATTCGCCCCAAAAACAAGGGCGTTACAGGTCGTCAAAATCGCAAAACTCGGTCTGATCGTCATTTTAGTCGATGCAGTAGGCAAAGCAACGCTGATCGGTGACTCTGCGGCAACTCTTTGTATGCGTTGATAATCAACGGGTTAGGGCGCAACCGTCTGAAATTTGGGCAGGCGGAACAGACTGTTCTCGGCAAGGAGGCGCCCAAAACGGCCGCCGCGATTAACGGATTGGTAACGAATTTTCGGGCCTGCGATTCGGCGATTCGTTTTCGTCTTGGACGCAGTCCGGCTGCGGGTGCCGGGATTGGTTCCGATCCGATGGCCTTCGCGGACCAATGACTTCTCCCCGCAGGCTTGTGCGCATCATGCCGACAGGATTCCTGACATGAATTCAGATATATAGATGTGTCCAAACGACGCATGGCGGAAACCGTGCTGTTCAGATCGCGGTGCTGTGGCGACCGGTCGGCACGGGCTCCGCATCCATCGCGAGCGCGACCATTCGCGCCAGGTGCAGCGCCTCGTCACGGATGCGCAGGGCGCCCGTTCGGGTGCGGATCACCGCCTCGGGCCAGTGCAGAGCGGCGCGAGCGGTCAATTCGGCGACCGATTGCCGATCCGGGAAGGCCGTGGGGTCGACGGCGAAGTCGCAGAGCAGGCGTTCGATGACCTCGCCGACCAGCCGGTCGCGGTTGGTCAATGCGTAGCCCCGCGCGACGGCGGGACGCCCGCGCTGCACCCGGGCCTTCCAGTCGCCGGTGCGCGCCGCGTTCTGCAGATAGCCCTGCGGAAGCCGCGAGATCGAGGACGCGCCGAGCCCGATCAGGACCTCGGCCCTGTCGGTCGTGTAGCCCTGGAAGTTGCGGCGAAGCGTCCCCGCCCGAGCGGCGATGGCCATCGGATCGGCCGGCCGCGCGAAATGGTCGATCCCGACCGCCGCATAGCCCGCCTCGCGCATCCGGTCGGCCGCGCGACGCGCCAGTTCGAGCCGGGCATGGGCGTCGGGCAACGCGTCGGCCTCGATCATGACCTGCCGTTTCGAGGCCCAGGGGACATGCGCGTAGCCATAGAGCGCAACCCGATCCGGGATCAGCGACAGCGCCTGGTCCAGCGTGCGATCGATGGTTTTCACGCTCTGGTGCGGCAGCCCGTAGAGAAGGTCGAGATTGATCGCTGATATGCCCCGCGCGCGCAGACCGTTCACGGCGGCGGCGGTCTGGGCGAAGCTTTGCGGCCGGCCGATGGCGGCCTGCACGGCGGAGTCGAAATCCTGCACCCCGAGGCTCGCGCGCGTCAGCCCGGCCTCGGCCAGCGCGTCGAGGCGTGCGGCGTCGAGCTCGGTCGGGTCGACCTCGACCGAAACCTCGGCGCCGGGCGCGCGGGGAAAGCGCGCCTCGAGCATGGCGAAGAGCCGGGCCATCGCCTCGGCGGGCAAGAGCGTCGGCGTGCCGCCCCCGAGGTGAAGATGCGCGACGGTCACGTCCGGCGGCAGGGCATCGGCGATCAGCGCGATCTCGTCTTCGAGCGCATCGAGATAGGAGAGGAGCGGGGCGGTGCTGCGCGTCCCTTGGGTGCGGCAGGCGCAGAACCAGCAGAGGCGGCGACAGAACGGGATATGCACATAAAGCGAGATCCGCGATCCGGGGGGCACAGCGCCGAGCCAGCCCAGCGCCGCATCGGGCCCCACCCCGTCATGGAAGCGCGTCGCCGGCGGATAGCTGGTATAGCGCGGGGCGCGGGCCTCGATTGCGCGGATATCGAGCATCTGGCGTGTCATGGCCTCGACTTGGCCCATGCGGCATGATGAAACCTTGATTTGCATCAACCTCCCCTTCAGGAGCCGGGACATGTCCAAGCTCGATCTGACACTCGCGACCGAAGGCTGCGCCGCCTGCCCGATCCGGCACCGCGCGGTCTGCGCGTCCTGCGAGGGCGACGAACTCGACCGGCTGGCGGCGATGAAATCCTACCGGTCGTGGCGCGCGGGCGAGACGATCGTGATGGAAGGCGAGGCGCTGTCCTTCGTCGGGTCGGTCGTGTCGGGCTGCGCCACGCTGACCCGATCGCTGGAAGACGGCCGGATGCAGATGGTCGGCCTCCTGATGCCGTCGGATTTCGTGGGACGTCCGGGGCGCGCGACCGCCCCCTACGAGGTGGTGGCCGCGACCGACGTGACGCTCTGCTGCTTTCGCCGGTCCGAGTTCGAGACGATGATCGACGACACGCCGCATGTGGCGACCCGCCTGCTTGAGATGTCGCTCGACGAGCTCGACGCCGCGCGGGACTGGATGCTGGTGCTGGGCCGCAAGACCGCGCGCGAGAAGGTCGCGACGCTTCTGGCGATCGTGCTGCGCCGCTCGGTCGTGTCCGGCGGGCCGCTCCGGGCCGAGCTGCCGCTGACCCGCGAGGCGATGGCGACCTATCTGGGCCTGACCATTGAGACCGTCAGCCGCCAGATGACCGCGCTCCGCAAGGCCGGGATCATCCGGCTCGAGGGCAAGCGCGGCGTCATCTGCGACGATCTCGCGGTGCTCCTGATGGAAGCCGGCGACGACGAGGACGGCATGAACCTCGCCTGAGGCGACATCGACGCGCGACCGCTTGACCTGAATCAAGGCCCCGCGCCCCGACCCACGTCTATCCCACCCTCGGACGGGCCCCCCTCATGGGCTCCGGAGGAAGGGAACGACCGGATGGACTACCTCAAGATCGGACTTCTCGGACTGGTGGCGCTGTTTGCCGCCATCGCCGCGAATTATGCCCATGACGCGGCCTACATGCTGCACGCGCTGATCATCATGGTGGTCGCCGTGGGCATGCTCATCTGGACGCTGCGCGGCATGGAAGAGGCACCCCGCCTGGTCGAGGCCGAGCTGGGCTACATGGACGGGCCGGTCCGCTTCGGCGTGCTGGCCACGTCCTTCTGGGGCGTGGTGGGGATGCTGGCCGGCGTGTTCATCGCCTTCCAGCTTGCCTTTCCGGCGCTGAACTTCGACTGGGGCCAGCCCTATACCAATTTCGGCCGCCTGCGCCCGCTGCACACCAGCGCGGTGATCTTCGCCTTCGGCGGCAACGCCCTGATCGCGACCTCGTTCTACATCGTCCAGCGGACGTCGGCCGCGCGGCTCTGGGGCGGGAACCTCGCGTGGTTCGTGTTCTGGGGCTACAACCTCTTCATCGTGCTGGCGGCGACCGGCTACCTGCTGGGGGCCACCCAGTCGAAGGAATATGCCGAGCCCGAATGGTACGTGGACATCTGGCTGACCATCGTCTGGGTCGCCTATCTCGCGGTGTTCCTCGGCACGATCATCAAGCGGAAGGAACGCCACATCTACGTGGCCAACTGGTTCTTCCTCGCCTTCATCGTGACCGTCGCGATGCTGCACATCGTCAACAACCTGAGCGTCCCTGTCAGCATCTTCGGCTCGAAGTCGGTGCAGGTCTTCTCGGGCGTTCAAGACGCGATGACGCAGTGGTGGTACGGCCATAACGCCGTCGGCTTCTTCCTGACCGCGGGCTTCCTCGGGATGATGTATTACTTCGTCCCCAAGCAGGCGGGCCGCCCGGTATACTCCTACAAGCTCTCGATCATCCACTTCTGGGCGCTGATCTTCCTCTACATCTGGGCTGGTCCGCACCACCTGCATTACACCGCGCTGCCCGACTGGGCCTCGACGCTGGGGATGGTGTTCTCGATCGTGCTCTGGATGCCCAGCTGGGGCGGCATGATCAACGGCCTGATGACGCTGGAAGGCGCCTGGGACAAGATCCGCACCGATCCGATCATCCGCATGATGGTGGCCAGCCTCGCCTTCTACGGCATGTCGACCTTCGAGGGGCCGATGATGTCGATCCGGGCGGTCAACTCGCTGTCGCATTACACCGACTGGACCATCGGGCACGTGCATTCGGGCGCGCTCGGCTGGAACGGCCTCATCACCTTCGCCGCGATCTACTTCCTCGTGCCGAAGCTCTGGGGCCGCGCGCGGATGCACTCGATGGCGGCGATCAACCTGCACTTCTGGCTCGCGACCGTGGGGATCGTCCTCTACGCGGCCTCGATGTGGGTCACCGGGATCATGGAGGGCCTGATGTGGCGCGAGGTCGACGCGAACGGCTTTCTCGTCAATGCCTTCGCCGACACCGTCGACGCCAAGTTCCCCATGTACGTGGTGCGGGCGCTGGGCGGGGTGCTCTACCTCTCGGGCGCGCTGGTGATGTCCTGGAACATGTGGATGACGATCCGGGCCCCCCGGACATCCGCGATCGCAACCCCGGCGGAGTGACCTGACATGAGCACCGATCCCAGAGACCCGAACTACGACCCCGAGGACGACCCGAAGGTGGTCACCGCCGCAGAAGGGCTGGCCGAGGGCCGCGTTCCCAACGAGCTTCCGCCCGAGACGGAGACCATCACCTTCCACCAGCGCTTCGAGCGGAACGCGACGCTCCTCCTCGTGGGCAGCCTCGTGGTGGTCGCCATCGGCGGCATCGTCGAGATCGCGCCGCTCTTCTGGCTGGAAAACACCATCGAGGAGGTCGAGGGGATGCGCCCCTACACCCCACTGGAGCTGGCCGGGCGTGACATCTACATCCGCGAGGGCTGCTATGTCTGCCACAGCCAGATGATCCGTCCGATGCGCGACGAGGTGGAGCGCTACGGGCATTACTCACTGGCCGCCGAGAGCATGTACGACCACCCGTTCCAATGGGGCTCCAAGCGGACGGGGCCGGACCTCGCCCGTGTCGGCCTGCGCTACTCGGACGAATGGCATGTCGATCACCTGATGGACCCGCAATCGGTCGTCCCCGAGAGCATCATGCCGAAATACGCGTTTCTTGCCGGCAGCCGGCTGGAGACCGGGCAGACCGAGGCGCTGGTCGCGACCCACGCGCTGGTCGGCGTGCCCTATACCGAGGAGATGATCGAGATGGCCGCCGCCGATATCCGCGTGCAGGCCGATCCCGACGCCGACTGGGACGGGCTCTTGGAGCGCTATCCCAGCGCCCAGGTCCGCAACTTCGACGGCCTTCCCGCGCTGACCGAGATGGATGCGCTCGTGGCCTACCTGCAGATGATGGGCACGCTGGTGGACTTCTCCACCTTCGAGCCCGACGCCAGCCGCTGAGGAGACGCGACATGGACCTCTATTCCCTCCTGCGCGAGATTGCCGACAGCTGGGGCCTTCTCGCCCTCTTCGCCTTCTTCGTGTTCTGCGCCGTCTGGGTGTTCCGCCCCGGCTCGCGCCCGATCCACGACGACGCAGCACAGGTGCCGTTCCGAGAAACCGAACCGATGGCCTGTCCGAACGCCTGCCCCGCCTGCACCTGTGCGCGCCCGATCGGGGGTGCGAAATGAGCGACAAGAAAATCGACGACGCCACCGGAACCGAGACCACGGGTCACGTCTGGGACGGCATCGAGGAGCTGAACACGCCCCTGCCCCGCTGGTGGCTCTGGACCTTCTACGCGACCATCGTCTGGGGCGTGATCTACACGATCCTGTTCCCGGCCTGGCCGCTGATCTCGGGCGCGACGGCGGGCGTGCTGGGCTATTCGACCCGCGCCGAGGTGGCCGCCGAGATCGAGCGTGTCGCGCTGTCGAACGCGGATCTGACCGAGAGCCTCGTGGCGACCGACCTCGCCGTGCTGCCGGCCAACGAGGAGCTTTTGCGCTTCGCCGTCTCGGCGGGCGAGAGCGTCTTCGCCAACAATTGCTCGCAATGCCACGGGCGGGGGGCCGCGGGCGTGCAGGCGGCGGGCTATCCGAACCTGCTCGACGATGACTGGCTCTGGGGCGGCACGCTGGACGAGATCGCCTTCACGGTTCGCCACGGCATCCGCAACGAGACCGACCCGGATGCCCGCTGGTCCGAGATGCCCGCCTTCGGCGAGATCCTCGAGGACGGGGAGATCGCGGCGCTGACGGCCCATGTCCGGAACCTCGGGGGCCTGAGCGAGGCCGATGCGGCCGGGGCCGAGCTCTATCTCGACAATTGCGCGGCCTGTCACGGCGACGCGGGGCTGGGCGACCGCGAACTGGGCGCACCCAACCTGACGGATGCGATTTGGCTCTATGGCGGCGACCCGGAGGCGGTCGAATACTCGATCCGCAACGCGCGCTTCGGCGTGATGCCGCCCTGGGCGGACCGGCTGGGTGAGGCGCAGGTCCGCGCGGTCGCGGCCTATGTCCATGGCCTCGGCGGCGGCGAAGCCCAGATCGCCGAGTGATCCCGATCCCGGCGCGCCGATCTACGAGGCGCGCGGGACCCGGTCCGGCTTGAGGGAGCCGGACCCGCGCCCCCGCCGTCCGCCACGGCGGGGGCGTCCGTGTAGAGATTTGACTGAAAAGCCATTTCCGCGTCTTCTGCCCCTTAAAATACATGCGGGAGACGGACGATGGCGGCAGATACCTTTATCGCGCAGACACCGGCGGAGGCCGAAGCGGTCGCCAGCGGCGTTCTGCCCGGCACAGACACGATCGGTCGCGGCTACGACGTCTTCGGCCAGTATTGCGAGCCGTCCTCGATCAAGGCGCGCCTCTTCGACCTCGGACCGCTCGATCACGACGTGCCCGGCACGCCCTTCACCACCTCCGAGCTGGTGCAGGTCCAGGAGACGACCCGCGGCATGGCCGAGCTTCTGGAAAGCCGCAGCCTACAGGACTTCTCGAAATCGCTGAGCGCGTCGATCGGGCTCAAGGGCCAGACGGCCTATTTCGAGGGCGAGTTGGACGCGGCCTTCGCCTGCAAGGAACGCCGGATCGCGACGGCCAGCTTCTTCCAGGTGACCTACAACATCATCTACCGACGGCTGAACCTGCCCTCGTTCACCGAGATGCGGGGGCATCTGCGCGCGGGTGTGGCCAAGGATCTCGACGGGGCCATGACGCCGGAGGAGGTGATCGCGACCTACGGGACGCATTACCTGGAAGCGGTCACGGTCGGCGGGCGCGGCAGCATTTGCATCGCCATCGACCGCGCAGAGGCCAGCAAGACCGTCGACCTGACCGCGTCGGCCCGCATGACCGCGGCGAGCCTGACGGGCAAGTTCGAGGGTCATATGGACAGCGAGATGACGACGGCCGTCGAGACGATGAAGGAGAAATCGCACCGGAAGGCGCGGGTCTGCGGCGGTGACCCGGCCAAGGGCGAGGCGCTCCTGCAGGGTGGCTACCAGGCCTGGGCCGACACGGTCGAGGCGCGTCCGGCCGTCTGCGACATCACCGGAGGTCTGCAACCGATCAGCAGGCTGGCCGGCACGGCCGAACGACGCGCCGCGCTCGACGCGGCCATCGCGGCCGAGGAGATGCGCCATCCGCTGCCCGATGCGCCCGACATCGTGCCGGTCCACGGCTTTCATCACAGCAGTCCGAGCCGTTGGTTCTTCACCACCCAGCCCGAAACCGCGCCCTCGGGCTGGGACGATGAAGGCGTCCGCTTCTATGCGTTCAAGGATGGCTCCCGCCCCGGCACCGCGCAGATCTATCGCTACTACAACAAGAATGAGGACGCGTTCTACATGACCACGGACCCGGAATCGGGATACGACGTCTGGGGTGACCGGACGCCCGCATTCCATGCCTATGACGCGCCCGATGCCGCGGCCGACACGGTGCGCATCAATGCCTATTCCGCGCAGCGCGACTACAAACATCCTGGCCGGGGTTGGTACTACACCCCGCAGACCAGCGTGAAAGGCTGGACCAAGCAGGACCGCGTCCGGTTCTGGGTGCCGATGATCCCGCGCTGAGGCGCGCGCGTCAGACGGCGGCGAAGACCACGATCATGGCGAGAACGTAGATCAGGATGCCGCCGCCGATCAGCAGGTAGTGGAAGTTCCCCATCGCCTGCGCCTTCAGGATCGAGCGCATCTGGCCCAGCATCTCGGGCCAGGTGTAGCTGACGAAATCGCCCTGGGTGAACACCGCCTTGATGCGCCCCTCGTCATCGACCACCGGCAGCCGCCGGAAGCGCTCGTTCGACATGATCCGCAGCCAGTCGACCATGTCGTCCGTCTCCCGCGCGAGCCGGGGCTCCGCGGTCATGATCTCCGAGAGGGGCGTCGTCTTGGCGTCGAGGCCGCGTCCGACGATCTTGTTCATGATGTCGCGCTCGGTGACGACGCCGATCACCCGGTCGTCGGGGTCGGTCACGATGACGCAGCCGTAGTTCTTGTCGGACATCGCGGCCACGGCCTCGGAAACCATGGCGTCGGGTGGGCGCGTGAGCGGGCGGGGCTTGGCGCGGTATTCCGCCCTATCCATCAAACGGTTACCGCCGCGTGTGTCATCCGCCATGATCGTCCCTCCTCGGGTGTCTACCAGACGACCTAAGGGGCGCGGGCGCGCGGTCAAAACACGGACCGTTGACCTGGATCAAGGCCGTGGGCCCGGCAGCTGGGGCATGAGCGGGCAGTCCCGCTTTCCCTCAAGGCGATCATGAGCCAGTCCACACCCCTCTTCGCGGCCCAGGTGCCGATCTTCCCCCGCAAGGTCGCGGGCACGTTCCGACGCCTGAAATGGGTCGTGATGCTGGTGACGCTGGGCATCTACTACGTCACGCCCTGGATCCGCTGGGATCGCGGCCCGAACCTGCCCGACCAGGCGGTGCTGGTCGATCTGGCGGGGCGGCGCTTCTATTTCTTCTGGATCGAGATCTGGCCGCACGAGTTCTATTTCGTCGCGGGCCTTCTGATCATGGCGGGGCTGGGCCTTTTTCTCTTCACCTCGGCGCTGGGACGCGTCTGGTGCGGCTACACCTGCCCGCAGACCGTCTGGACCGACCTCTTCATCGCGACCGAGCGCTGGATCGAGGGCGACCGCAACGCGCGCATCCGCCTCTGGAAGGGCAAGTGGGACGCGCGCAAATGGCGTCTGCGGCTGTCGAAATGGGTGGTTTGGGCCTTCATCGGGCTGGCGACGGGCGGGGCCTGGGTCTTCTACTTCGCCGATGCGCCGACGCTGGCGCGCGACCTCGTGACCGGCACGGCCCATCCGGTGGCCTATGCGACGATGGCCGTCCTGACCTTCACCACGGTCCTGCTGGGCGGCTTCGCGCGCGAGCAGGTCTGCATCTACATGTGCCCCTGGCCCCGCATCCAGGGCGCGATGATGGACGAGGGCACGCTGACGGTCGGCTATCGCGACTGGCGGGGCGAGCCGCGCGGCAAGAAGCACGAGAACCGCGAGGGGGACTGCATCGACTGCATGGCCTGCGTGAATGTCTGCCCCATGGGCATCGACATCCGCGAAGGGCAGCAGATGGCCTGCATCACCTGCGCGCTGTGCATCGATGCGTGCGACGACGTGATGGACAAGATCGGCAAGCCGCGCGGCCTGATCGACTATCTCGCGCTGTCGGACCGTCCGCCCGAGACGCTGGCCGAGCGGCTGGCCGTGACCCCCATCGGAACGCAAGCCACCGGCGATGCCGTCACAACCGCCGCCGCCGGCGCGCCCGCCCCCGCGCCCCATGCCGCATCTGCACCGATCGTCACCCGTGCCGACATCAAGGGCTGGGCGCCGCAGCCGGTGTGGAAGCACATCCTGCGGCCCCGCACGATCCTTTACACGATCGCATGGGCGGGGATCGGCATCGCGCTGGTCGTCGCGCTCTTCGTACGTCCGGACATCGACATGACCGTCGCCGCCGTGCGCAACCCGACCTTCGTGACGC is drawn from uncultured Jannaschia sp. and contains these coding sequences:
- the ccoG gene encoding cytochrome c oxidase accessory protein CcoG encodes the protein MSQSTPLFAAQVPIFPRKVAGTFRRLKWVVMLVTLGIYYVTPWIRWDRGPNLPDQAVLVDLAGRRFYFFWIEIWPHEFYFVAGLLIMAGLGLFLFTSALGRVWCGYTCPQTVWTDLFIATERWIEGDRNARIRLWKGKWDARKWRLRLSKWVVWAFIGLATGGAWVFYFADAPTLARDLVTGTAHPVAYATMAVLTFTTVLLGGFAREQVCIYMCPWPRIQGAMMDEGTLTVGYRDWRGEPRGKKHENREGDCIDCMACVNVCPMGIDIREGQQMACITCALCIDACDDVMDKIGKPRGLIDYLALSDRPPETLAERLAVTPIGTQATGDAVTTAAAGAPAPAPHAASAPIVTRADIKGWAPQPVWKHILRPRTILYTIAWAGIGIALVVALFVRPDIDMTVAAVRNPTFVTLSDGTIRNAYDVRLRNKHGEDRAFHLSLASDDLLRIELEGRDDLTTIVPANETKLQRVYVSARPDDTAARAARTDLRFWVEDLVSAERAWGDTHFFGQGELR